A window of Nonomuraea angiospora genomic DNA:
AACTGCCCCGGCTCCATCTCCATCTCGACGACGTCCTCCTTCTCCGGGTCCCAGTCGGGGTCGAGCTGGAGCTCGGAGTAGTCGTAGCCGAAGAAGTCGGTCTTGCGCTCCGGGCTCTTGGTGAGCCGCTTGTTCTCGTCGTAGAACCAGCGCTTCTGGCTGCCGCGGATGAAGCGCAGGCAGCCGTTCTCGCGCTTGGCCGGGGAGAAGGCGGTCCAGACGCTGACGTCCTGGAGGACCGCGTCGTCGTCGCGGTCGTAGGCGAAGCTCAGCGACGGCGTGGCGGCGGTCGTGGTCTCGCCGACGATGTACTTCTCGACCTGGTGCCAGCCGGTGCCCGCGTCGCCCGGCTGCTTCTGGAAGATGTTGGACTTCCAGCAGATGATGTCCTCGCCCAGGAGCGAGCGCAGCTTGTTCACGATCTCCGGCCGCGAGATGTGCTCGGAGAGCGTGTCGCAGTCCAGGTGCCGGTCGTAGTTGATGACCGTCGAGTTGTGCGGCTTGTTCTTCGACAACGCCATCTCGATCATCGCCTTGCTCCAGATCTTCTGGGCCTCGTCGGGCCCGTAGAGATCGAAGGGGCCGACGTAGCCGTTGTCCTTGAAGAACTGGACCTGCTCGGCGGTGAGGCCGTCGGTCAACGATGTCATCTGCCTGTGCCCTTCTTGTCGAGGAGCCGTTTCGCGTTCTTCCCCATGAACAGGTCGCGATCGGCCTGGGTCATCTCAGCCGGGAAGGCTCCTTCGGCCGTGAGTCGTTCCACGAAGTTCGCCTGCTTGCCCTGCAGCCGGAAGATCGGCCAGTCGGTGCCGAACAGCACCTTGTGGTTGATGTTGCGGCGGAAGAACCGGTTGAGCCCGGCCACGCCGTCGGGGGCCTCGTAACCGCTGGCGTCGATGTAGACGTTCGGCCGGTTGTTGCAGAGCATCGCGCACTCGTCGGGATAGTGCACGCTGCCGTGCGCGAGCACGAAGTCCACGTCGGGGAAGTCGCGCGCGGGCCGGTCCACGTAGATGGGCAGCGCGATCTCGAAGTCGAGCGCCGGGGAGGTCGCGCCGATGTGCGACAGCACCGGCAGCCGATGCTGCGCGCAGATCTCGTAGAACGGGTAGAGCGCCCTGTCGTCGAGGCGGTAGCCGCATGGCGGGTAGAGCTTCATGCCGTCGAAGCCGTACTCGACGATGGCCCGCTCGAACAGCGCGATCCCGTCGGCCCCCCAGCGCGGGTCGACGCCGACCAGGACGCGGAAGCGGCCGGGATGCCGATCGACGACGGCCTTGTGGTGGTCGATGATCTCCTCGATGGAGTGCGTGCCGTCCTTCAGCGCGTACGTGAAGTCCGGCAGCAGCAGCACGGCCTCGTCGATCCCCGCGTCCTCCATCTCCTTGACGAGCTGGTCGCACAGCGGGTCCTGGAGGGTCGCGTCGTGCATGCGGCGCAGCCGTTCCTTGGTCGCGGGCAGGCCGCGCGCCCGCATGGCCACGGCCATGTTGTCGATGACCCCGTCGCGGAAGGACGGCGGGAAGCACATCTCGGCCGCGACGTGGCAGTGGAAGTCGATGATCGTCATGAGTTCGCTCCCAGGCAGATGCCGACGATGTCGTGCACGTACTCGGCCTCGATGAACTCCCCCATGTGGCTCATGGCGTCGATGCCGGTCTGCTCCTCGAGGACGAACACGATGCTCATGAGCCCGATCGAGTCGACGCCGAGGTCGTTCCTGAGGCTCATGGACGGCGCCACGTCCCTGCCGGGCAGGACGCTGGCGATGATCTTGCAGAGCGCCTCCTCGGTCACCTGTCGCCACTCCCCCAGACGGCGCGCGCGACCGCGCCACGGTCGATCTTGAAGTTCCGGGTCAGCAGACCGCTCTCCACGGTGAGCTCCTCCGCCGGGCGGACGAGAGTCGTCGCGATCCGGTGCGACGGCTCGCGGCCCGCGTTCATCCGCTTGATGTACGCCTCGACCTCGGCCGCCCTGGCCGTGTCCTCGATGTCCTCGATGTCCTCGATCCAGAGGACGCAGGCGAGCAGCGCGGCGCCGGCCGGCAGGGCCACCATGGCGCGGACGCCGGGGAAGGCGCGTTCGACGTCGGCCTCCAGCTCGGCCGGGTTGATCTTCACCCCGCTCCGGGTGATGATCACGTTCTTCTTGCGGCCGGTGAGCCGCAGGAATCCGTCCTCGAGGACCCCGAGGTCGCCGGTGGCGATCCTGCCGTCGGGGAGGAAGACCGCGTCCTGGGTCTCGACGCCTTCGTAGACGTACCCGGCGACCTGCGGCCGCTCTGCGCGTACGAGGACTTCGCCGTCGTCGCCGAGTTCGACGGTGATGCCGTCCACGGGCCGTCCGGCCGTGCCGATTTTGGCCCGGCCCGGCACGTTCATGGCGATCCAGCCGATCTCGGTGCTGCCGTAGAGCTCGTAGAGCGGCGCGCCGAGCTCCTGGAACAGGGCGACCATGGCCGGCGGCACCGGCGCGGACCCGGTGTACATGAGCCGCACCCGCGACCCGTACATCGACAGCCACCCGCGGCCCTTGTCCATGCGCTCGGCCGGGTCGGCGGCCATGACGCGGTTGTGGAGCAGCTCGAAGAAGGACGGCGGGCCGAGGATGATCGTGGGCTCCACGGCCTTGAAAGCCTGGAACATGATCTCCGGCGGGACGACGGTGGCGGCGCAGCCCGTCCAGATCGCGAGGTAGGTGAGGTAGCGCTGCTGGAAGTTCGAGTACGGCATCACGATCGCGATGTCGTCGTCCGGCGTGACCTGCCAGGCGCGGGCCGACAGCTCGACGGTGTTGGCGATGCCGTCGTCGGTGAGCAGCAGGCCCTTCTGCGTGCCCGCGGTCCCCGAGGAGAACGCGATCGTGCGCACGCCGGGCGGCAGCGCCGGAGCGTCGGCGTGCCGTACCGGGTCGAGCTTGACCGGCCGTTCGGAAAGGACCGCGGTGGCCGGGGGCAGGCCGGCGCCGGCCTCGCCCGGGAGCGCCCGGGTGACCAGCAGCGCGGCCAGCCGGTACGTGTCCACGAGCGCCCCGATCCGCGCCGCGTCGTGACGGTTCTCCGCCGGGATGGCGACGGGGACGCAGCCGAGTGCGAGCAGCGCGAGGTCGGCGAGGATCCACTCGTAGGAGTTGGGGCCGAGCACGCCGACGAGGTCGCCCGCGCCGAGGCCGCTGTCGCGCAGCTCGGCCATGAGCCGGCCGGCGTCG
This region includes:
- a CDS encoding chlorinating enzyme; this translates as MTSLTDGLTAEQVQFFKDNGYVGPFDLYGPDEAQKIWSKAMIEMALSKNKPHNSTVINYDRHLDCDTLSEHISRPEIVNKLRSLLGEDIICWKSNIFQKQPGDAGTGWHQVEKYIVGETTTAATPSLSFAYDRDDDAVLQDVSVWTAFSPAKRENGCLRFIRGSQKRWFYDENKRLTKSPERKTDFFGYDYSELQLDPDWDPEKEDVVEMEMEPGQFVLFVEKCVHGSLPNISDQTRLGYASRYVIPQTKVYEHVDRLVEFGDEIALDYHGCVLVSGEDRYGYNRIYTENLNGFAFKQVAADA
- a CDS encoding amidohydrolase family protein, which encodes MTIIDFHCHVAAEMCFPPSFRDGVIDNMAVAMRARGLPATKERLRRMHDATLQDPLCDQLVKEMEDAGIDEAVLLLPDFTYALKDGTHSIEEIIDHHKAVVDRHPGRFRVLVGVDPRWGADGIALFERAIVEYGFDGMKLYPPCGYRLDDRALYPFYEICAQHRLPVLSHIGATSPALDFEIALPIYVDRPARDFPDVDFVLAHGSVHYPDECAMLCNNRPNVYIDASGYEAPDGVAGLNRFFRRNINHKVLFGTDWPIFRLQGKQANFVERLTAEGAFPAEMTQADRDLFMGKNAKRLLDKKGTGR
- a CDS encoding acyl carrier protein; translation: MTEEALCKIIASVLPGRDVAPSMSLRNDLGVDSIGLMSIVFVLEEQTGIDAMSHMGEFIEAEYVHDIVGICLGANS
- a CDS encoding AMP-binding protein; translated protein: MFVDSLVDKLAEHPGQRMRFLSRDGSTLVRTYAEIHDDAGRLMAELRDSGLGAGDLVGVLGPNSYEWILADLALLALGCVPVAIPAENRHDAARIGALVDTYRLAALLVTRALPGEAGAGLPPATAVLSERPVKLDPVRHADAPALPPGVRTIAFSSGTAGTQKGLLLTDDGIANTVELSARAWQVTPDDDIAIVMPYSNFQQRYLTYLAIWTGCAATVVPPEIMFQAFKAVEPTIILGPPSFFELLHNRVMAADPAERMDKGRGWLSMYGSRVRLMYTGSAPVPPAMVALFQELGAPLYELYGSTEIGWIAMNVPGRAKIGTAGRPVDGITVELGDDGEVLVRAERPQVAGYVYEGVETQDAVFLPDGRIATGDLGVLEDGFLRLTGRKKNVIITRSGVKINPAELEADVERAFPGVRAMVALPAGAALLACVLWIEDIEDIEDTARAAEVEAYIKRMNAGREPSHRIATTLVRPAEELTVESGLLTRNFKIDRGAVARAVWGSGDR